One window of Nymphaea colorata isolate Beijing-Zhang1983 chromosome 1, ASM883128v2, whole genome shotgun sequence genomic DNA carries:
- the LOC116254867 gene encoding protein CHUP1, chloroplastic-like, with protein MGTPKERREENTFLLKLGIAFALSFAGYLFSHFRVRIHLKPAGKSHIKGSSGGLKDELQALDSSATAIREEAESIERVDPITEPSPKSLANEDGFLLPEFNELVSQEFSSSAISLPKSRNYKVVFPVKRTEKNDIDVEMEIKGLRNQVYVLQERERNLEMQLLEYYELKEQESVVRELENRLKISSMESQLFELKIQSLQADNHRLQEQVANYSRTTAELESARTKIKLLKKRMKTESEVAKMQLSQLQGRLSALLVMESEACKENEEIQEKLQRLRDLENEASELRTSNERLQRENSELAIKLDFAETVASTSNSVHEAEDVEKALEEVGTLRETNKKLMEELERVQMDRCADVEELVYLRWINACLRYELRNFQAPPGKSIARDLNKSLSPKSEEKAKQLVLEYAASSRDDKGLPDYDYEYCSQSQASLLTDAGEFDGPEIEIQSSRRSSSSKRKFFRKLKSFVMGKESPERTTSMDRSSGTCSNWGRRRSVSKSSVDDLRASCSSFSSSITVEHYSPACSSDVGSKSLNADSLMMERITNGRAPTRIVSSASISSSSPDIRGRRLSSGDIKEYRVPKQKDFANSGPAGGILDACHIKEFSVEGDTGVLSFLEEADQLCESQGTPEKLELLRFAEVLKRSQNIQLDQQGPAFSSL; from the exons ATGGGAACTCCGAAGGAACGACGTGAGGAGAATACCTTTCTCCTCAAGTTAGGCATTGCCTTCGCTTTATCCTTTGCGGGTTATTTGTTTAGCCATTTCAGAGTCCGGATTCATCTCAAGCCTGCAG GTAAATCCCATATTAAGGGATCTAGTGGAGGACTTAAAGATGAACTTCAAGCTCTGGATTCGTCGGCAACCGCAATCAGAGAAGAA GCCGAGTCTATAGAGCGGGTTGATCCGATAACTGAACCTTCTCCAAAGAGCTTGGCTAATGAAGACGGATTCCTGTTGCCAGAATTTAATGAACTAGTGTCTCAAGAATTTAGTAGTTCAGCAATTTCCCTGCCCAAATCTAGGAACTATAAAGTGGTTTTTCCTGTAAAGAGAACAGAGAAGAATGACATAGATGTGGAGATGGAGATAAAGGGACTGAGGAATCAGGTCTATGTTCTGCAGGAGAGGGAAAGGAATCTGGAAATGCAACTGCTGGAGTATTATGAATTGAAAGAGCAGGAAAGTGTTGTCAGGGAACTTGAGAACCGCCTGAAAATTAGTTCAATGGAGTCGCAGCTTTTTGAGCTGAAGATCCAATCTCTTCAAGCCGATAATCATAGACTTCAAGAACAGGTTGCCAACTACTCGAGAACAACAGCAGAGCTGGAATCTGCTAGGACAAAAATCAAGTTGCTCAAGAAACGGATGAAGACCGAAAGTGAAGTGGCAAAGATGCAGCTTTCTCAGCTGCAGGGACGTCTTTCAGCACTACTAGTGATGGAAAGTGAAGCTTGcaaagaaaacgaagaaattCAGGAGAAATTACAGAGGTTGCGGGACTTAGAGAATGAAGCTTCTGAACTAAGAACGTCAAATGAGAGGCTGCAAAGAGAAAACTCAGAACTTGCAATAAAGCTGGACTTCGCAGAAACTGTTGCTTCTACTTCAAACTCAGTTCATGAG GCTGAGGATGTGGAGAAAGCTTTGGAAGAAGTTGGCACATTGAGAGAGACAAACAAGAAATTAATGGAGGAGCTGGAAAGGGTTCAGATGGACAGATGTGCTGATGTTGAGGAATTGGTCTATCTTAGGTGGATAAATGCCTGTCTGCGGTATGAGCTGAGAAATTTCCAGGCACCGCCAGGCAAAAGCATAGCTCGGGACCTCAACAAGAGTTTGAGTCCCAAATCAGAGGAAAAAGCGAAGCAGCTTGTGCTTGAATATGCAGCTTCCAGTAGGGACGACAAGGGTCTTCCTGACTATGATTATGAGTATTGTTCACAATCTCAAGCATCGCTGCTCACAGATGCTGGGGAATTTGATGGTCCAGAAATAGAGATTCAGTCTTCTAGGCGTAGTAGTTCAAGCAAGAGGAAGTTCTTCCGTAAGCTAAAGAGCTTTGTAATGGGAAAAGAATCTCCTGAAAGGACAACCTCAATGGACAGGAGCTCTGGTACTTGCAGTAATTGGGGGAGAAGGAGATCAGTTTCAAAGAGTTCAGTTGATGATCTTAGGGCTTCATGCTCGAGCTTCTCATCATCAATTACCGTTGAGCACTACTCCCCCGCCTGTTCATCAGATGTTGGTTCAAAGTCCTTAAATGCTGACAGCTTAATGATGGAAAGAATCACGAACGGCAGAGCGCCTACCAGAATAGTTAGCTCTGCGAGCATCTCAAGTTCTTCCCCGGATATTCGAGGAAGACGGTTAAGTTCGGGTGACATCAAAGAATACAGAGTTCCCAAGCAGAAGGATTTTGCTAATTCAGGTCCTGCAGGAGGAATACTAGATGCTTGCCATATTAAAGAGTTCAGCGTAGAAGGTGATACAGGTGTCCTAAGCTTTCTAGAAGAAGCTGATCAGCTCTGTGAAAGCCAAGGAACCCCAGAAAAGTTAGAGTTACTGAGGTTTGCAGAGGTTCTGAAAAGGTCACAGAATATTCAACTGGATCAACAGGGGCCTGCTTTTAGTTCTCTCTAG